Proteins from one Neodiprion fabricii isolate iyNeoFabr1 chromosome 5, iyNeoFabr1.1, whole genome shotgun sequence genomic window:
- the LOC124182501 gene encoding kinesin-like protein KIF12 isoform X1, producing MVLLKTPPASRGNSPSRKGSSPQEGLGASPEVPKGKQIQKRGRGSRGSSPGDQSTGSRGSSPGKSPVFKGKSKTTLPRSQGSETGSIERLEAGDKRVIATHQLLPEDNINVVVRVRPLSNREIKSGDESGVQFPGNGQIHCDGIPNSGDKKPKLFSYNVVFEPAASQEDILQYSGVKKLIEMAVEGFSCTAFCYGQTGSGKTHTLTGPPGLFNGKNPYSEGHGLVFRSFVYLFKILQERQDCNFVLRASFLEIYNEKVIDLLNPGTSRKPLAVRWSKKIRGFFVENLFTVECEELDDLLAVLEEGMRNRSVGSHNMNDHSSRSHTILTVHITSEQQMENGVFISKQGKINFVDLAGSEMTKKTQSEGKTLEEANNINKSLMVLGYCIASLSDGKKKAGHIPYRDSKLTKLLADSLAGNGVSLMIACISPARSNASETINTLRYAARAKKIRTKPIIVMDPREALILSLKREVGALQTENDHLRVALNLGGESPIFARVESKAGERRPLPTPPRVDLDKLAELEGPELGQLVRDYITENEALRRENAELYVTREQVMRDQEQVCRENERLLKKLEDVNSVCCRSPIIPARPNYSAELSSSVNGDYVPGAANVWTNPNSDPNQATFTTSKDNTGGEVTSGGSVRGMPEKVLKELDKRRIGGSFNNILEAYKDKSHHRRNNSWDNGNVANSPDQTSSPVDPSHNRKGATLRRTSTVPEERSLAMSNFDDNHPPLKSHSLNDDTSTPDSVLSGPILEGNNLAPGTADSVAPTAAFPVIASRTSSPFTSPEFDDGIETLNVSSRGSRPRQEIPGSAGTKVANGLPAHRVFGSLVSLDGDDPHFLSTSLTNKH from the exons ATGGTGCTGCTAAAAACACCGCCAGCCTCAAGAGGCAATAGTCCTTCTAGAAAAGGATCTAGTCCTCAGGAAGGTCTCGGGGCCAGTCCGGAGGTTCCAAAAGGGAAGCAAATTCAAAAGCGTGGAAGAGGCAGCCGAGGCAGCAGTCCAGGAGATCAAAGCACCGGATCGCGAGGCAGCAGCCCTGGAAAGAGTCCCGTCTTCAAGGGAAAGTCGAAGACCACGCTGCCACGCTCACAAGGAAGCGA AACCGGCAGCATAGAGAGACTGGAGGCAGGTGACAAGAGGGTGATTGCTACCCACCAATTACTACCCGAAGACAACATAAACGTGGTGGTCAG GGTCCGACCACTGAGTAACAGGGAGATTAAATCTGGCGACGAATCTGGCGTGCAATTTCCTGGCAATGGTCAAATTCAT TGCGATGGAATACCCAACAGCGGTGACAAGAAGCCCAAATTATTCTCGTACAACGTCGTGTTCGAACCGGCGGCGTCACAGGAAGACATTCTCCAGTATTCCGGCGTTAAAAAACTCATCGAAATGGCCGTCGAGGGATTCAGCTGCACGGCATTTTGCTACGGGCAAACCGGTAGCGGAAAAACACACACTTTGACCGGGCCTCCGGGTTTG TTCAACGGGAAAAATCCCTACTCCGAAGGTCACGGATTGGTCTTTCGATCGTTCGTCTACCTCTTCAAGATACTACAAGAAAGACAGGATTGCAATTTCGTGCTCCGAGCGTCCTTTCTCGAAATCTACAACGAAAAG GTTATCGATCTCCTGAATCCTGGAACAAGTAGGAAACCTTTGGCGGTAAGATGGAGCAAAAAAATCCGAGGTTTTTTCGTCGAGAATTTATTCACCGTCGAGTGCGAAGAGCTTGACGATTTATTAGCCGTTTTGGAGGAAG GCATGCGGAATCGCTCCGTCGGCTCGCACAACATGAACGATCATTCCAGCCGAAGCCACACCATACTGACCGTCCACATCACCTCGGAACAACAA ATGGAAAACGGAGTATTTATTTCCAAGCAAGGCAAGATCAACTTTGTCGATCTTGCGGGCAGcgaaatgacgaagaaaacTCAGAGCGAGGGTAAAACTCTCGAGGAAGCTAACAACATCAATAAAAGCTTGATGGTGCTAG gATACTGCATCGCTTCGTTAAGTGATGGGAAAAAGAAAGCTGGACATATTCCTTATCGGGATAGCAAACTGACGAAACTACTTGCGGACAGTCTCGCCGGAAATGGAGTTTCTCTTATG ATCGCATGCATTTCTCCGGCGAGATCTAACGCGAGCGAAACTATAAATACACTGCGCTACGCGGCGCGTGCTAAAAAAATTCGCACCAAGCCGATTATCGTTATG GATCCCAGGGAGGCTTTGATACTCAGCCTGAAACGAGAAGTCGGCGCTTTGCAAACAGAGAACGATCACTTGAGGGTAGCGCTCAACTTAGGCGGGGAATCCCCGATCTTTGCGCGGGTCGAATCCAAGG CTGGGGAAAGAAGACCGCTTCCAACACCGCCTCGAGTTGATCTTGACAAATTAGCGGAACTCGAGGGTCCGGAACTCGGCCAACTTGTTCGGGATTACATCACCGAGAACGAGGCTCTTCGGCGGGAAAATGCCGAGCTTTACGTCACCAGGGAACAAGTAATGCGCGACCAGGAACAGGTCTGCAGGGAAAATGAGAGgcttttgaaaaaacttgagGATGTTAATTC CGTCTGTTGTCGTTCGCCTATTATTCCGGCTCGGCCCAATTACTCGGCGGAGTTGTCGAGTAGCGTTAACGGCGATTACGTGCCTGGAGCTGCAAACGTCTGGACGAATCCTAATTCGGACCCTAATCAAGCGACGTTTACGACTTCCAAG GACAATACCGGTGGAGAAGTAACGTCTGGCGGCTCGGTTCGCGGAATGCCTGAAAAAGTATTGAAAGAATTGGACAAGCGACGAATCGGAGGAAGTTTTAATAACATCCTAGAGGCGTACAAGGACAAAAGTCATCACAGGAGAAACAACTCTTGGGATAATGGAAATGTGGCTAATAGTCCGGATCAAACCTCGTCTCCTGTCGACCCTAGCCA TAACAGAAAAGGTGCAACCCTGCGAAGAACGTCGACAGTGCCGGAAGAAAGGAGCTTAGCGATGTCAAATTTCGATGATAACCATCCGCCGTTGAAGAGCCATTCTTTGAACGACGACACTTCTACTCCAGACTCTGTTTTAAGTGGGCCGATCCTGGAAGGTAACAATTTGGCTCCGGGTACCGCTGATTCCGTTGCTCCAACCGCGGCATTTCCTGTTATAGCTTCACGTACATCATCTCCATTCACTTCCCCGGAATTTGACGACGgtattgaaactttgaacgtttCCTCGCGTGGATCAAGACCGCGACAAGAAATCCCTGGCTCGGCGGGTACTAAGGTCGCTAATGGTTTGCCCGCACATCGCGTTTTTGGGAGTCTCGTTTCGCTAGATGGTGACGATCCACATTTTTTGTCTACCTCGCTAACTAATAAGCATTAG
- the LOC124182501 gene encoding kinesin-like protein KIF12 isoform X4 yields MVLLKTPPASRGNSPSRKGSSPQEGLGASPEVPKGKQIQKRGRGSRGSSPGDQSTGSRGSSPGKSPVFKGKSKTTLPRSQGSETGSIERLEAGDKRVIATHQLLPEDNINVVVRVRPLSNREIKSGDESGVQFPGNGQIHCDGIPNSGDKKPKLFSYNVVFEPAASQEDILQYSGVKKLIEMAVEGFSCTAFCYGQTGSGKTHTLTGPPGLFNGKNPYSEGHGLVFRSFVYLFKILQERQDCNFVLRASFLEIYNEKVIDLLNPGTSRKPLAVRWSKKIRGFFVENLFTVECEELDDLLAVLEEGMRNRSVGSHNMNDHSSRSHTILTVHITSEQQMENGVFISKQGKINFVDLAGSEMTKKTQSEGKTLEEANNINKSLMVLGYCIASLSDGKKKAGHIPYRDSKLTKLLADSLAGNGVSLMIACISPARSNASETINTLRYAARAKKIRTKPIIVMDPREALILSLKREVGALQTENDHLRVALNLGGESPIFARVESKAGERRPLPTPPRVDLDKLAELEGPELGQLVRDYITENEALRRENAELYVTREQVMRDQEQVCRENERLLKKLEDVNSVCCRSPIIPARPNYSAELSSSVNGDYVPGAANVWTNPNSDPNQATFTTSKDNTGGEVTSGGSVRGMPEKVLKELDKRRIGGSFNNILEAYKDKSHHRRNNSWDNGNVANSPDQTSSPVDPSQ; encoded by the exons ATGGTGCTGCTAAAAACACCGCCAGCCTCAAGAGGCAATAGTCCTTCTAGAAAAGGATCTAGTCCTCAGGAAGGTCTCGGGGCCAGTCCGGAGGTTCCAAAAGGGAAGCAAATTCAAAAGCGTGGAAGAGGCAGCCGAGGCAGCAGTCCAGGAGATCAAAGCACCGGATCGCGAGGCAGCAGCCCTGGAAAGAGTCCCGTCTTCAAGGGAAAGTCGAAGACCACGCTGCCACGCTCACAAGGAAGCGA AACCGGCAGCATAGAGAGACTGGAGGCAGGTGACAAGAGGGTGATTGCTACCCACCAATTACTACCCGAAGACAACATAAACGTGGTGGTCAG GGTCCGACCACTGAGTAACAGGGAGATTAAATCTGGCGACGAATCTGGCGTGCAATTTCCTGGCAATGGTCAAATTCAT TGCGATGGAATACCCAACAGCGGTGACAAGAAGCCCAAATTATTCTCGTACAACGTCGTGTTCGAACCGGCGGCGTCACAGGAAGACATTCTCCAGTATTCCGGCGTTAAAAAACTCATCGAAATGGCCGTCGAGGGATTCAGCTGCACGGCATTTTGCTACGGGCAAACCGGTAGCGGAAAAACACACACTTTGACCGGGCCTCCGGGTTTG TTCAACGGGAAAAATCCCTACTCCGAAGGTCACGGATTGGTCTTTCGATCGTTCGTCTACCTCTTCAAGATACTACAAGAAAGACAGGATTGCAATTTCGTGCTCCGAGCGTCCTTTCTCGAAATCTACAACGAAAAG GTTATCGATCTCCTGAATCCTGGAACAAGTAGGAAACCTTTGGCGGTAAGATGGAGCAAAAAAATCCGAGGTTTTTTCGTCGAGAATTTATTCACCGTCGAGTGCGAAGAGCTTGACGATTTATTAGCCGTTTTGGAGGAAG GCATGCGGAATCGCTCCGTCGGCTCGCACAACATGAACGATCATTCCAGCCGAAGCCACACCATACTGACCGTCCACATCACCTCGGAACAACAA ATGGAAAACGGAGTATTTATTTCCAAGCAAGGCAAGATCAACTTTGTCGATCTTGCGGGCAGcgaaatgacgaagaaaacTCAGAGCGAGGGTAAAACTCTCGAGGAAGCTAACAACATCAATAAAAGCTTGATGGTGCTAG gATACTGCATCGCTTCGTTAAGTGATGGGAAAAAGAAAGCTGGACATATTCCTTATCGGGATAGCAAACTGACGAAACTACTTGCGGACAGTCTCGCCGGAAATGGAGTTTCTCTTATG ATCGCATGCATTTCTCCGGCGAGATCTAACGCGAGCGAAACTATAAATACACTGCGCTACGCGGCGCGTGCTAAAAAAATTCGCACCAAGCCGATTATCGTTATG GATCCCAGGGAGGCTTTGATACTCAGCCTGAAACGAGAAGTCGGCGCTTTGCAAACAGAGAACGATCACTTGAGGGTAGCGCTCAACTTAGGCGGGGAATCCCCGATCTTTGCGCGGGTCGAATCCAAGG CTGGGGAAAGAAGACCGCTTCCAACACCGCCTCGAGTTGATCTTGACAAATTAGCGGAACTCGAGGGTCCGGAACTCGGCCAACTTGTTCGGGATTACATCACCGAGAACGAGGCTCTTCGGCGGGAAAATGCCGAGCTTTACGTCACCAGGGAACAAGTAATGCGCGACCAGGAACAGGTCTGCAGGGAAAATGAGAGgcttttgaaaaaacttgagGATGTTAATTC CGTCTGTTGTCGTTCGCCTATTATTCCGGCTCGGCCCAATTACTCGGCGGAGTTGTCGAGTAGCGTTAACGGCGATTACGTGCCTGGAGCTGCAAACGTCTGGACGAATCCTAATTCGGACCCTAATCAAGCGACGTTTACGACTTCCAAG GACAATACCGGTGGAGAAGTAACGTCTGGCGGCTCGGTTCGCGGAATGCCTGAAAAAGTATTGAAAGAATTGGACAAGCGACGAATCGGAGGAAGTTTTAATAACATCCTAGAGGCGTACAAGGACAAAAGTCATCACAGGAGAAACAACTCTTGGGATAATGGAAATGTGGCTAATAGTCCGGATCAAACCTCGTCTCCTGTCGACCCTAGCCAGTAA
- the LOC124182501 gene encoding kinesin-like protein KIF12 isoform X3 has product MMIEDWREWREERTGSIERLEAGDKRVIATHQLLPEDNINVVVRVRPLSNREIKSGDESGVQFPGNGQIHCDGIPNSGDKKPKLFSYNVVFEPAASQEDILQYSGVKKLIEMAVEGFSCTAFCYGQTGSGKTHTLTGPPGLFNGKNPYSEGHGLVFRSFVYLFKILQERQDCNFVLRASFLEIYNEKVIDLLNPGTSRKPLAVRWSKKIRGFFVENLFTVECEELDDLLAVLEEGMRNRSVGSHNMNDHSSRSHTILTVHITSEQQMENGVFISKQGKINFVDLAGSEMTKKTQSEGKTLEEANNINKSLMVLGYCIASLSDGKKKAGHIPYRDSKLTKLLADSLAGNGVSLMIACISPARSNASETINTLRYAARAKKIRTKPIIVMDPREALILSLKREVGALQTENDHLRVALNLGGESPIFARVESKAGERRPLPTPPRVDLDKLAELEGPELGQLVRDYITENEALRRENAELYVTREQVMRDQEQVCRENERLLKKLEDVNSVCCRSPIIPARPNYSAELSSSVNGDYVPGAANVWTNPNSDPNQATFTTSKDNTGGEVTSGGSVRGMPEKVLKELDKRRIGGSFNNILEAYKDKSHHRRNNSWDNGNVANSPDQTSSPVDPSHNRKGATLRRTSTVPEERSLAMSNFDDNHPPLKSHSLNDDTSTPDSVLSGPILEGNNLAPGTADSVAPTAAFPVIASRTSSPFTSPEFDDGIETLNVSSRGSRPRQEIPGSAGTKVANGLPAHRVFGSLVSLDGDDPHFLSTSLTNKH; this is encoded by the exons AACCGGCAGCATAGAGAGACTGGAGGCAGGTGACAAGAGGGTGATTGCTACCCACCAATTACTACCCGAAGACAACATAAACGTGGTGGTCAG GGTCCGACCACTGAGTAACAGGGAGATTAAATCTGGCGACGAATCTGGCGTGCAATTTCCTGGCAATGGTCAAATTCAT TGCGATGGAATACCCAACAGCGGTGACAAGAAGCCCAAATTATTCTCGTACAACGTCGTGTTCGAACCGGCGGCGTCACAGGAAGACATTCTCCAGTATTCCGGCGTTAAAAAACTCATCGAAATGGCCGTCGAGGGATTCAGCTGCACGGCATTTTGCTACGGGCAAACCGGTAGCGGAAAAACACACACTTTGACCGGGCCTCCGGGTTTG TTCAACGGGAAAAATCCCTACTCCGAAGGTCACGGATTGGTCTTTCGATCGTTCGTCTACCTCTTCAAGATACTACAAGAAAGACAGGATTGCAATTTCGTGCTCCGAGCGTCCTTTCTCGAAATCTACAACGAAAAG GTTATCGATCTCCTGAATCCTGGAACAAGTAGGAAACCTTTGGCGGTAAGATGGAGCAAAAAAATCCGAGGTTTTTTCGTCGAGAATTTATTCACCGTCGAGTGCGAAGAGCTTGACGATTTATTAGCCGTTTTGGAGGAAG GCATGCGGAATCGCTCCGTCGGCTCGCACAACATGAACGATCATTCCAGCCGAAGCCACACCATACTGACCGTCCACATCACCTCGGAACAACAA ATGGAAAACGGAGTATTTATTTCCAAGCAAGGCAAGATCAACTTTGTCGATCTTGCGGGCAGcgaaatgacgaagaaaacTCAGAGCGAGGGTAAAACTCTCGAGGAAGCTAACAACATCAATAAAAGCTTGATGGTGCTAG gATACTGCATCGCTTCGTTAAGTGATGGGAAAAAGAAAGCTGGACATATTCCTTATCGGGATAGCAAACTGACGAAACTACTTGCGGACAGTCTCGCCGGAAATGGAGTTTCTCTTATG ATCGCATGCATTTCTCCGGCGAGATCTAACGCGAGCGAAACTATAAATACACTGCGCTACGCGGCGCGTGCTAAAAAAATTCGCACCAAGCCGATTATCGTTATG GATCCCAGGGAGGCTTTGATACTCAGCCTGAAACGAGAAGTCGGCGCTTTGCAAACAGAGAACGATCACTTGAGGGTAGCGCTCAACTTAGGCGGGGAATCCCCGATCTTTGCGCGGGTCGAATCCAAGG CTGGGGAAAGAAGACCGCTTCCAACACCGCCTCGAGTTGATCTTGACAAATTAGCGGAACTCGAGGGTCCGGAACTCGGCCAACTTGTTCGGGATTACATCACCGAGAACGAGGCTCTTCGGCGGGAAAATGCCGAGCTTTACGTCACCAGGGAACAAGTAATGCGCGACCAGGAACAGGTCTGCAGGGAAAATGAGAGgcttttgaaaaaacttgagGATGTTAATTC CGTCTGTTGTCGTTCGCCTATTATTCCGGCTCGGCCCAATTACTCGGCGGAGTTGTCGAGTAGCGTTAACGGCGATTACGTGCCTGGAGCTGCAAACGTCTGGACGAATCCTAATTCGGACCCTAATCAAGCGACGTTTACGACTTCCAAG GACAATACCGGTGGAGAAGTAACGTCTGGCGGCTCGGTTCGCGGAATGCCTGAAAAAGTATTGAAAGAATTGGACAAGCGACGAATCGGAGGAAGTTTTAATAACATCCTAGAGGCGTACAAGGACAAAAGTCATCACAGGAGAAACAACTCTTGGGATAATGGAAATGTGGCTAATAGTCCGGATCAAACCTCGTCTCCTGTCGACCCTAGCCA TAACAGAAAAGGTGCAACCCTGCGAAGAACGTCGACAGTGCCGGAAGAAAGGAGCTTAGCGATGTCAAATTTCGATGATAACCATCCGCCGTTGAAGAGCCATTCTTTGAACGACGACACTTCTACTCCAGACTCTGTTTTAAGTGGGCCGATCCTGGAAGGTAACAATTTGGCTCCGGGTACCGCTGATTCCGTTGCTCCAACCGCGGCATTTCCTGTTATAGCTTCACGTACATCATCTCCATTCACTTCCCCGGAATTTGACGACGgtattgaaactttgaacgtttCCTCGCGTGGATCAAGACCGCGACAAGAAATCCCTGGCTCGGCGGGTACTAAGGTCGCTAATGGTTTGCCCGCACATCGCGTTTTTGGGAGTCTCGTTTCGCTAGATGGTGACGATCCACATTTTTTGTCTACCTCGCTAACTAATAAGCATTAG
- the LOC124182501 gene encoding kinesin-like protein KIF12 isoform X2: protein MVLLKTPPASRGNSPSRKGSSPQEGLGASPEVPKGKQIQKRGRGSRGSSPGDQSTGSRGSSPGKSPVFKGKSKTTLPRSQGSETGSIERLEAGDKRVIATHQLLPEDNINVVVRVRPLSNREIKSGDESGVQFPGNGQIHCDGIPNSGDKKPKLFSYNVVFEPAASQEDILQYSGVKKLIEMAVEGFSCTAFCYGQTGSGKTHTLTGPPGLFNGKNPYSEGHGLVFRSFVYLFKILQERQDCNFVLRASFLEIYNEKVIDLLNPGTSRKPLAVRWSKKIRGFFVENLFTVECEELDDLLAVLEEGMRNRSVGSHNMNDHSSRSHTILTVHITSEQQMENGVFISKQGKINFVDLAGSEMTKKTQSEGKTLEEANNINKSLMVLGYCIASLSDGKKKAGHIPYRDSKLTKLLADSLAGNGVSLMIACISPARSNASETINTLRYAARAKKIRTKPIIVMDPREALILSLKREVGALQTENDHLRVALNLGGESPIFARVESKAGERRPLPTPPRVDLDKLAELEGPELGQLVRDYITENEALRRENAELYVTREQVMRDQEQVCRENERLLKKLEDVNSVCCRSPIIPARPNYSAELSSSVNGDYVPGAANVWTNPNSDPNQATFTTSKDNTGGEVTSGGSVRGMPEKVLKELDKRRIGGSFNNILEAYKDKSHHRRNNSWDNGNVANSPDQTSSPVDPSHNRKGATLRRTSTVPEERSLAMSNFDDNHPPLKSHSLNDDTSTPDSVLSGPILEASRTSSPFTSPEFDDGIETLNVSSRGSRPRQEIPGSAGTKVANGLPAHRVFGSLVSLDGDDPHFLSTSLTNKH from the exons ATGGTGCTGCTAAAAACACCGCCAGCCTCAAGAGGCAATAGTCCTTCTAGAAAAGGATCTAGTCCTCAGGAAGGTCTCGGGGCCAGTCCGGAGGTTCCAAAAGGGAAGCAAATTCAAAAGCGTGGAAGAGGCAGCCGAGGCAGCAGTCCAGGAGATCAAAGCACCGGATCGCGAGGCAGCAGCCCTGGAAAGAGTCCCGTCTTCAAGGGAAAGTCGAAGACCACGCTGCCACGCTCACAAGGAAGCGA AACCGGCAGCATAGAGAGACTGGAGGCAGGTGACAAGAGGGTGATTGCTACCCACCAATTACTACCCGAAGACAACATAAACGTGGTGGTCAG GGTCCGACCACTGAGTAACAGGGAGATTAAATCTGGCGACGAATCTGGCGTGCAATTTCCTGGCAATGGTCAAATTCAT TGCGATGGAATACCCAACAGCGGTGACAAGAAGCCCAAATTATTCTCGTACAACGTCGTGTTCGAACCGGCGGCGTCACAGGAAGACATTCTCCAGTATTCCGGCGTTAAAAAACTCATCGAAATGGCCGTCGAGGGATTCAGCTGCACGGCATTTTGCTACGGGCAAACCGGTAGCGGAAAAACACACACTTTGACCGGGCCTCCGGGTTTG TTCAACGGGAAAAATCCCTACTCCGAAGGTCACGGATTGGTCTTTCGATCGTTCGTCTACCTCTTCAAGATACTACAAGAAAGACAGGATTGCAATTTCGTGCTCCGAGCGTCCTTTCTCGAAATCTACAACGAAAAG GTTATCGATCTCCTGAATCCTGGAACAAGTAGGAAACCTTTGGCGGTAAGATGGAGCAAAAAAATCCGAGGTTTTTTCGTCGAGAATTTATTCACCGTCGAGTGCGAAGAGCTTGACGATTTATTAGCCGTTTTGGAGGAAG GCATGCGGAATCGCTCCGTCGGCTCGCACAACATGAACGATCATTCCAGCCGAAGCCACACCATACTGACCGTCCACATCACCTCGGAACAACAA ATGGAAAACGGAGTATTTATTTCCAAGCAAGGCAAGATCAACTTTGTCGATCTTGCGGGCAGcgaaatgacgaagaaaacTCAGAGCGAGGGTAAAACTCTCGAGGAAGCTAACAACATCAATAAAAGCTTGATGGTGCTAG gATACTGCATCGCTTCGTTAAGTGATGGGAAAAAGAAAGCTGGACATATTCCTTATCGGGATAGCAAACTGACGAAACTACTTGCGGACAGTCTCGCCGGAAATGGAGTTTCTCTTATG ATCGCATGCATTTCTCCGGCGAGATCTAACGCGAGCGAAACTATAAATACACTGCGCTACGCGGCGCGTGCTAAAAAAATTCGCACCAAGCCGATTATCGTTATG GATCCCAGGGAGGCTTTGATACTCAGCCTGAAACGAGAAGTCGGCGCTTTGCAAACAGAGAACGATCACTTGAGGGTAGCGCTCAACTTAGGCGGGGAATCCCCGATCTTTGCGCGGGTCGAATCCAAGG CTGGGGAAAGAAGACCGCTTCCAACACCGCCTCGAGTTGATCTTGACAAATTAGCGGAACTCGAGGGTCCGGAACTCGGCCAACTTGTTCGGGATTACATCACCGAGAACGAGGCTCTTCGGCGGGAAAATGCCGAGCTTTACGTCACCAGGGAACAAGTAATGCGCGACCAGGAACAGGTCTGCAGGGAAAATGAGAGgcttttgaaaaaacttgagGATGTTAATTC CGTCTGTTGTCGTTCGCCTATTATTCCGGCTCGGCCCAATTACTCGGCGGAGTTGTCGAGTAGCGTTAACGGCGATTACGTGCCTGGAGCTGCAAACGTCTGGACGAATCCTAATTCGGACCCTAATCAAGCGACGTTTACGACTTCCAAG GACAATACCGGTGGAGAAGTAACGTCTGGCGGCTCGGTTCGCGGAATGCCTGAAAAAGTATTGAAAGAATTGGACAAGCGACGAATCGGAGGAAGTTTTAATAACATCCTAGAGGCGTACAAGGACAAAAGTCATCACAGGAGAAACAACTCTTGGGATAATGGAAATGTGGCTAATAGTCCGGATCAAACCTCGTCTCCTGTCGACCCTAGCCA TAACAGAAAAGGTGCAACCCTGCGAAGAACGTCGACAGTGCCGGAAGAAAGGAGCTTAGCGATGTCAAATTTCGATGATAACCATCCGCCGTTGAAGAGCCATTCTTTGAACGACGACACTTCTACTCCAGACTCTGTTTTAAGTGGGCCGATCCTGGAAG CTTCACGTACATCATCTCCATTCACTTCCCCGGAATTTGACGACGgtattgaaactttgaacgtttCCTCGCGTGGATCAAGACCGCGACAAGAAATCCCTGGCTCGGCGGGTACTAAGGTCGCTAATGGTTTGCCCGCACATCGCGTTTTTGGGAGTCTCGTTTCGCTAGATGGTGACGATCCACATTTTTTGTCTACCTCGCTAACTAATAAGCATTAG